The sequence below is a genomic window from Ipomoea triloba cultivar NCNSP0323 chromosome 10, ASM357664v1.
CAATCACTTTCTAGCCATCCAAACACAGAATAAAGGAACATCAAATGGGGACAAAAGAGAACGAAGAACTGCAGAACCTCAGCTCCTTTATATGAACAGAGTGAATCCCACATTAAAGCATACCTTTTCCTGCTCTTTTGTGTCCATATCTCATTTCAGAACGTGCAGCTTCCTCTAACATTTTGGGGTTCACCAATACGAACTTCTTCTGCTATCCAAAATgggaagaaaatgaagagaaacCGAGAAAATTAGTCCTACCTTTCTTAACACACAGTCCATATGGAAACTCCTTTTCCTCTCTCCCTCTCCATAGACAACCTCCATTTCTtgctcctctctctctctctctctcctccccCTCTCATTTTCATTCTTCTCACCCAAATGAGAATTTACTTTTCCATTTTTGTctcattattatttgtattcataTTTTCCCTCCTATTTTCTTTCCAATCACTTTCTAGACATCCAAACACAGAATAAAGGAACATCAAATGGGGACAAAAGTGAAAGAAGCACTGCAGAACCTCAGCTCCTTTATATGAACTGAGTGAATCCCACATTAAAACATACCTTTTCCTGCTCTTTTGTGTCCATATCTCATTTCAAAACGTGCAGCTTCCTCTAACGTTTTGCAGGGTTCACAAATACGAACCGGTGAATCACCTTGTCCACGTAATATCATCCTCTGCTGGGTACAACTACCGCAAAATATGCCACCACACCTGCGACAATGATGCTGAAACCACAAGAGTACTATCAACAACAATTTTAAAACGAACACTCCAGCATCTGCATTTTTACAAAATCACTGGGACAGGAGGGCAGGCACCATTCACCAACAAGATGGAAAATGCAGCAATTATAGCCCAAACCAGATTGCAATCAAGCCTTAGCTGAGTTGAATACACTACTCAGGAAATTAGTTCTGGAAAAGCACTACATTCAAATAATCATGACCTACTTAAATAAGTTTAAAATGGGCAAGTTTAGTCATGCCTTTAACGTGAATTGCTTATCGAATAAAATCAAACCACAACAGAATTCAAAGCCAAATCCTAACTCAACAAATCCAAAGTTCTAtcagggaaaaaaaaacataatacaaattcatttaaaaaaaaaaaaaaagacgcaGAAGATCACAGAGAAGTCATAATCCAACTTTAGCAAATCCATGAATTGGCGACCTTGAACCAAATTTCAACTAAAGAATACCAGAAAGAACTCTGAGCTTAATAGCAGTAATGATCGTCACAAAACGAAGAACAAAAATTGAGTTGATTGCAACAAGAAATTAGACTACCTTACGATTGATGAAGGTGAACTGTGAAGAACAACCTTGGCAATGTGAGGCATCAACTACCCAATTATTGCCTCGCAGCGATGGCTTCGCAGGCAACCCGATCTTCTCCAACATCTTATTACTTGCTTTCTCCCCGGAAAGAAAAGAGAGATTTCTGTTCCGAGATTCAACCGGAAAGCTTCGCTGACTCTGTAATCTATGAGGTCTTTTGCCGTATTGAAGCTTCGCATTGATGAATGATGACTTCTGAAAAGAACATAGAACGACGGCGTACAGATGATCTgggattaaattttaaaaagaaaaaggaaaaaagtgtcaaataggccactgaacttattgcttttgtgcaattggaccgtTGAACttaataagggtgtgtttggttggtgggtttaggcataaggaatgggtatgaaagtgattgcttgtgtttggttgataggttttgtgaatgctactatgggtttggaataccccattaatgagaaaacacatacccttattaaataagggtttcatctcctttcctcatttcttccccaactattaataatcattctcattccacccaattaccaaacatgctaaatactttcaccaaaacccattagcattaccaagtatttgatacctattccgattctgattcccatgtgcgaaccaaacgcaccctaagtgtgcaattcaaccatcaaacaagcaaaatttctggaccatttttacaaattttttctggtaaaatccaattatattactaacatatatgtattaagagtgacattttcttctaccatactagttgggagtcaatattgaaatgtttttaactcaaattgaattaaaattttttgtaaaaatggtcaaattgcacaaattttgcttgtttgatggttgaattacacacattttaagttcaatggcccaattgcacaaaagcgataagttcagtgacctatttgacattttttccaaagaaaaattaaaggattttggatttttggtcTTGAAATTACAATTCGGTTTTTCTGATCACTCCAAATCCAGGCCCAATTTGGAGTGATGAATCCAGAAAATATGGGCCGTGTTTTCAGTGGACCACCTGACATATATTCTTATTCCTATTtaaatagtacggagtattaaatatacACAAATCTTTTTCATACGTGaggattaaaaattaaatacaaactaTAGAAACCTTAGAGTAAGTCTATTAGTAGTTTTTTATGGGTTTTTCTATGACATCAATGCGAAAAGTGATAATATGAAAAAGAAAGGAGAGATGAAAATGAATTTAcatgagaaaaatgaaaaaatgaagaaatgagaAAATTTGTGTGTGCTATGCACAAAAGCGTGAGCCAGCTAGGCACGTTAAAGAATAAAGACaatgtttttcattttctttgatagcttttttaatttcttttcttttttcccctcattttctctctctcattctCTCCTACTTGGCTcctaaaaaattgtaaaaaaaaattatactaatgtGGTTGTTCTTAAAGCAACTTCAATTGTTTGATTTTTAGGTTGGTTTTTGTCAGGTACATATAGGAAAGAGAGGGGAGAGGGGAGaggaaaaaagagagaaaataagggaaacaaaaaaaaaaaagctaacaataaaaagtaaataaataaataaataatttgttatttacgCGCATAATTGGCACTTGGCACGTGGGGCGCAATAGACACCTGCAAgttgttttctccatttttctcaaTTAATAGGgtccacacaaaaaaaaaaaaaacaaaaaaaaaaaaaaaaaaaaaaaaaaaaaaaaaattattttaaaaaaaaaaaaaactaaaatttttttttttttaataaaaaaattttaaaacagtGAGTATTCCCTATTtaaatagtacggagtattaaatatacACAATCTTTTTCATACGTGaggattaaaaattaaatacaaactaTAGAAACCTTAGAGTAAGTCTATTAGTAGTTTTTTATGGGTTTTTCTATGACATCAATGCGAAAAGTGATAATATGAAAAGAAAGGAGAGATGAAAATGAATTTAcatgagaaaatgaaaaaatgaagaaatgagaAAATTTGTGTGTGCTATGCACAAAAGCGTGAGCCAGCTAGGCACGTTAAAGAATAAAGACaatgtttttcattttctttgatagcttttttaatttcttttcttttttcccctcattttctctctctccattCTCTCCTACTTGGCTcctaaaaaattgtaaaaaaaaattatactaatgtGTTGTTCTTAAAGCAACTTCAATTGTTTGATTTTAGGTTGGTTTTTGTCAGGTACATATAGGAAAGAGAGGGAGAGGAgaggaaaaagagaaaataagggaaaaaaaaaaaaaaagctaacaataaaaagtaataaataataataaaatttgttatttacGCGCATAATTGGCACTTGCACGTGGGGCAATAGACACCTGCAAgttgttttctccatttttctcaaATAATAGGgtccacacaaaaaaaaaaaaaaaaaaaaaacaaacaaacaaacaaacttatTTTACACAAAAACTCACcccaaattttttgttttggacaaaaaaaatttaaaaatcattaatgTGATTGCTTTTAGTATAGCAACACTCGCAACctcaataaatagtaaatggGCTATGGACAATCCAACCAAATTAGTTAAGATATTAGTTTGATAATAACAAGAtgagtaaattgtcattttggtccactaaaGCCTATGGACAATCCAACACTCGCAACCTCAGTAAATagtaaaccctaaaataatgcgGTATTTTAGTTATTTCACACTTCTTTCTTCTCCTCTGGCAAGCTACTCTATTTTCTTGCACTTTATCGGTGACGGCGAGGCCTCATCTGCGATACCCGTATTTTACGCCCGTGAACACCAACCTAGAAACGAGAAACAACCCTTCTTCTGTTTAGCACCACCCCCATCCTCTTTCTTCTCCATCCTCGCCTTCGATTTCTCCAATTCCAAACCTCTCGCATTTGCATTCCGAGGAGTCGATCTCATTCTCTTTCTTGCCCCATCCCGAACACGAAATTCCTGCTAATATCTATACCTAAAGTAGGAAAAGTTCAAAGCATCAGATATGGCTTCTTTACTCCGTCCTTATACAAAGCATCAGAAagctcataattttttaaaaacaaaatataaagaaataatttttccTTATCCAAAGCATCACAAAgcttataaattttcaaaaacaaaatctaaaaaaaacaaattttcacAACAGAAGAAGGATTGTTTACCGTTTGGCTCGACTCCTTGGAATGCAAATGCGAGAGGTTTGGAATTGGAGAAATCGAAGGTGAGGATGGAGAAGAAAGAGGATGGGGATGGTGCTAAACAGAAGAAGGGTTGTTTTCCGTTTCTGGGTTGGTGTGCACAGGTGTAAATACAGGTATCGTCGATGAAGCCTCGCCGTGCCGGAAAAGTGCAAGAAAATAGGGTAGTTCAccagagaagaagaaagaggtgtgaaatttaaaataccctcattattttaggattTAGAATTTTCCGATAAGATTTGActggcaatttggccggagtgactaaaattgattaaaaaattgcatagttgaggtacgaaattaacagttttgaaagtcgtggattgcaattaacaagattcctatagtcagtggaccaagaTGACAATTTAAGTTTAACTATTCGTgcctattgactttcttggttaGAGTAGTTAGCTATAGACAAGTCTTTTGCTTGTTAAGGTTACAAGGTGGGTTTACCCCGTGCACATCAGGTAGTGATTTAGCTTGGCAATAGGGAATTGCTCATTAACCTTCTCAGTTCGAGTCCGTCAGCTATAAACAACTTAGGTTAGGATACTTTGCTTGCTAAGGTTACAAACCAGGCGTATTTAACCACAACTTATCTAATAATTTGCAAATCACATCAGAAAGGTAAATctaaaaaagcaaaaaaacaaTTGAGAGAATGTTCACAATAATCgaatttatgatttttgaatttttaataccATAATCATGCTTCATTCACTTAGCTACTCTCGTGGCCAAGATTTActatattgttgttattttggGCATGGTAACCAGCCATTAAATGCAAATCACAGTTATCAAAATTGCAATGTTAGTAAGAAATGTCGAACTTTGATAGaaccaaacaaaacaaagatGCATCGGATGCTATCTACGATGTTTGGTTTGAAGTTTGTTCGCTTGCCATTTAATTTCTCCATCCCCCAAGAAAGACATGTCACATTGAAAACAGTGAATGCAGGATTTTGGTCAACCTCCATTTTTCTTGATATTCTGGAGCTTGTAATAGTAAAAGCAATGACAATGGAAATTTCTGTTCTTCCTAATGGAGTTTCTAAAATGCTTCGAACTTCTCACCTTAACAGATTACAATGCGGTTATGTATGTCGGAAACCCACAAATTCTTGCATGTTATTAGCCGCATTAGTCGCTGTTTGGGCTTTGTATTTTAGCGATGACTGGGCTCGAAGCTCAGTGCAGATATTCTTCAGAAGCATCCATTTTATGGCTGTTTGGATTAGACAAAGACAAAGATCATGAGTATTCATTAGAGTATTAAGATGTTTTACAAGGAAAATTCACCGTCACTATTCAATAGTGTGCATTAGGTAAACTTCACTTTGTGACCTAAACGGACAGAAGATTATAAGAAGGTAAACCCGTTTGGGTTGCGAATCAGATGATAAGAAAAATCCACAACTAACTATTCAAGAGGGTGCGTTGGGCAAATCCCACCTCGTCTAGTCGGCAAAGGTCTGAGTTGTCCATTGCATATCTGACGGGCTGAAACCAAAAAGGCTTATTGACCACTCCTATTGggagtcaaacttaaaataCTACTGTCTACTGTTACCAAGCCAGcaaaccaacttggttgggatTGCCCCGTACTGCATTGGTTTGTTATGTTGTTTGAACAATGGTATGAtaaatttgaaccaaacatgcaatTGGTCTGAGAAGGAGCCTTGAAAACTTGCAGTGTTAGAAACAATGGCAAGAACCCATAATTTACACTCAAAAAAGACTGGATTTTTACATCTAAAACTGTACATTTCTTTGAGAAATGGAATGGAAAGACAGTAGTGATCTAAACTAAGCACAGAGTCTGTGCATGGATGCAAAGTTGTTTGACACATTGATCTGCAATTTCCTTCTATTCTGCACATTTGGTCTGCTAAGCTTCTTCCCTTTTCTGTGCAAATCATCAAGTTTCTTGATTTCTGGGGCATGATGACTGTCACAACCATACTGTCTAGTGCTAACTCCCTTGCCCCCGCGCCTCGACGATCCATCAGTAAGATTGCTGAGATGTTTTATGGCATTATGCTTGATTCTGAGCTTGGATTGGTTGGTGACCAGAGCAGTAACTGATGCACAAACTGGGAAATTTTCATTGTGGCTTAGATCCATCAGAGTTTGGTCTGAGAGCTTGTCATAGTTCAGTGCACAGCtgatttttatcttttcttttgcaCTTAAACCTTTATGGACCTGTCAAAATAAAAAACCTCAAATTAACATCTCAGATTTCATAGCAAAAAGCTTCTGGGAAGTTACAAGATGACCTAGTTCAATTACCTTGAAATAGACATCAATGGCTTCATAGAGGATTTCATATGAGTCTCTTGCAGTGTCTGGGAGTGCAGTAGCTAAAGCCATAAACTTTGAAGGTTGAAGAAACTGATCAGGAGCCACTTCCATGATGTAGAGATCAATCAAGGTGCCAACTTTCTTCAAACTGTAACTGAAAAAATACCTGCTGTTTTCGCGCAGGAATGTTTTCAGAAGCTTAAGGATTAGACTAACATCGTATGCATATCTTTTCCCGGGGGGAGAAGGGATGAGCAGATCATCTATGGTAGCTCGGTCGAGCTGGGAACCGATCAAAACTTCCAATTTCTCAGTGCAGCACTTTAAAGAACGCGACGCTTGAAGGATGTCAAATAGTCCTCTGACAGAAACAAAGCTTGTGTCAAGCAGAGAAAGCAAGTCGATAATGGTCTCAATGATTCTATTCTTCTGAACTGATGTAGCCAAGAGGAAATTCATGTTCTTGTAATAGGAGAGGAACGAGGACACCATCGTTTGATCCAACTTGTGTGAAACCATGGTTCTGACAACCTTTTCCAACATGTCAATGTTGAGAAATTTAAGGTCTTGAAACCACCATTTTGTCTGAGAGGCACAGCTTCTTGAGCTGTCTATACTGATGTCTCCAGAAAACAGTATGCTCGAATTGTCCGAACATGGCGTGCGAGGGCTAGAAACGCAAGGTATCGAAAGCCTGCACACAAGGCAATCCAGGAACTGCTGAAGCACAGATGGAGAGATCAAGAAAGAGGGCAATTCTTGGCATTTCTTCAAGCCAGATACTAGCTCACACCAGTTCAGACTTTGAATGCTCCTAAAAAACCCCTTTGTTTGCTCACTTATTTCCATATAATTTGCAGCAGAATGCAGTAGAAACAAGCTGGGAGGAGCTAATTCAACACTGCCTCCATTGTAGCAAAACTTGGCAATAAGTTCAAACCCCTCTGCCCCACCAGGAAAATCATTGAACACCACCTTCATCCTCCTTGTTTCCCCTCTCACTTTACTGAATAGTTTACTCAACTTTCCTGAGAAAGAGGCAAGAACATTCTGCAgacaccaaaaacacaaaaaaaggATCAATCAAATATGAACAAGAACAGCTCCAAGAACAGTATTTAGATAATGGGAAAGCAAGTCTTTACCTTGTCCACCAAGAATGTTTCTTCGCCGTTAACGTCTACTTCAAGAACACAACAATTTTGCATGGTTAGGGAAGATAATTGAAGTAAAAATGGCTCCAAAGAATCAGAGATGAAGAGAACTTGTTAGTCTAAGGGCATGGTGAAGAGTTGCTGCATTTGTAGTGTATATGAGTCAATGTGAGCAGAGAAAGTGCTTGTTGGTATGGGGGCAGTGAAGGGAATAAGAAGCATCCATCACAGTAGGCTATTCTATTTTAATACTAATATAGCTAAGGTCAATATGGTCACAAGGCCAACCActtttcctttaatttcctttatttttccaaagaatggtttttatttgattatcttTGATAGATTGATAAATGATGATTGTCACTTTTGGCCGCCAATTCTGGTAGTGTAAAGGGCTGACCTTTGGATGCTCTTTTTACTGCTCTCCCCACCTGGCCAACAATACTCAACTTGTTCTCACTTCCCATTCCGATTCCACTTAGATCCCGTCAGattggccttcttagtttgagccggtcaactatgaACAACTTAGACTGAATTGTTTCTTTGTGGTCTTTTGTCCACTAGGATCACAAGGTGATAAGGTTTACACAATGCATAGTCTCGAATAgtaattgtaaatttttctgtcactaaaaaaaaaacataattcaaAGCTTTTTAACATGATGTGCAgaaatattattgttaattaccAACTATCACAAGTTGTTATAGGGGTAAGTTTTGCTACCCAATCAGATTAATCTGACAGCAAGTCAAGCATGTAGTGATGATAAAGAATCTGGGAATGACATGCTGATGAATGGATGATTTTCAAGTAAAATTAGAACAGAATCTTGCAGGGTCATGCTAATGGCTCAATCATTTAATTGGAATCTTGGAGTCCATGTGTGTTTATAATTGGCTCTTGAGATTTCTTCCAAAACGGAAATATCTTTGAGAATATCAGACCCCCAATAATTCACATGGACAAATTAAACACTCAGAAGACACTCTTCTTATACAAACAAAACTATAAAAGCAAACAGATCGAGTGAGTGGAGCATGATTCAAGTATAAAAAAGTCACGAATTTGATTCTTAACTGTATTGTGTAGTTTGCGAGCTATTGTACAAAAGTAAGGTTTATACCGTCTACACCCTTGAATAAAATATGTAGTTTCAttcgtcactcaaaaaattataaaacgatctcattattatttttgtcactcaaaaataaaattataaaacctgaactcattatcatttttgtcacccaaaaataaatttataaacattGATCTCATTATCACGTTTGTCTGTTTCTTATTGTCTTCATAGATTCATATATCATTCCCTTGGTTGAAAAGGTCAACCAGTCCGAATTGTCGGTGTTGAGTGCCAACGTAACAGCAAAGATTTGAGTCGATTACACGCTTCGGTTGAggattagaaaaaaaaaatggaagaactAAAAAGTCAGACCAGAAGTGAAAGATCTTGATCATGTGAGCTTATATCCTCTAATAGCTACAGCACAAATGTGCTGGCTGGCGTGAAACATACACAAGATTATCACCTAACTAATCCTCCCCCACCACTAAGAGAAAAGGTGAAAACACTAGTAGAATCTCGGCACAAGGTCTTTCTAGTATGATTTATTTGCGTGATTTGCAGATTATTACAGAGTAGTATAATTTATTCAATGTACATTCTTGAGTAGTGACAGTAGATTTCTCTCTATgagacaaatttaaaaaaaggtgaaaagtgaaaactgaaaacactatagataaataaattaaataataccaAGATTCAGGTATCTAATGCATGTGTTAGATTTATTATCCATGTTATGTTTGATCTAACCCATTAAGGTATATCCATCTCTTTCAAGATTGACCTATTCACCGGAGGAGCATGAATCATTTAGCCATTGCTAATGGTACGGTTGAGCCACTCAACTAATGATAGGATGAGTTATCCGAAATTCCTCGATACATTTAAAGTCATTCAGATTTAGTCTCTCAACCACTACACGAGAAAACAAATTGAGCATAGATTCAACACTAAAACCCTTAGTAGCTAAGAACTTGCAATCTCCATTTCAATATCGATCCAACACTAAAATACGAACTATAATTTCAAACCTCATGTCAAGTTATGTTAAGATCTCCAAGTTTAATAAGACTAATACAATAAATTGACGAAAAGCATAAAAGGGGTCGCTGTCTTGATGTGCCAATTGCTTTTTGTTGGAAGGTAATAAGGATTCCAACAACACAACATTAGTGTTGCCTTTTTGTGGCACTAAAACTTAAAAAGTATATGTTGCACTTTGTCTTTTCATGTAAAACCAAGCACAAAAGGATGAGGATCTGAGGAAATGTATGGCAGAGGAGAGCACAGTACTCACTTTCAATCAGCAAGAAATGGAGCACTGGCATTAAAGAGAGTAAAAGAAGCACAACCATGTTAAGCACTAATTGAAAATAGAGATGTCAATAGGTTGAATTGATAACATTCATTATTCGATTCAccgttatatattttttgaccCACTGTATTTCCGACCCGTAGTAGGTAGACTCTTTTAAAACTCACCCTACCTTACTGGATGGATTACACACTTGCTTATTatcttattaaatattttttaaataatattttaattagtatatCCATAATAAAGCTTACCAATTCTATTacaacataaaattaaaaaaattaaaatattattgtttttttttagcactactgactatgttacaatgtagtatatgttcatagctactttctcaagtCTACCCACTGAGGCTTgatgaacccactcccatcatccatgtgagagtgtaaactaGGACACCGGGTGCTACTAACCTaatagaccacaaggtctttggcaaaaaaaatattattgttaattttcttcaaataaatttattagtttAGAACTAAAATCAATAAAAAGTTAACTtgagttataaatatataaaatagcatGGTGTGTTGAGTGAAgttttttatgtgatttttgtatataaattttGGATCTAACCCGACCAGTTTAAAACTTTTCGCAACCCATCACTTGTTATCACATAAAAAACTTTATCCATACAAGGTGGATTCAAGTCGACATACGTATAGTATAGTAAATTAAAGTTGTCATgcttaaaaattgaaattgtgaagtaataaaagaaagaaagtggGCACTGGCTGGGCAGATAGATTAGGAAATGTAAGTTAAAAAAATGCAACAGATAATGGCAAAAGGTGCGGATTACGCCACATTGCAACAACTCAGTTtttgggcttttttttttttttttgaaaacagtttTTGGGCTTTCTTAATAGTAACATATCTCaatttataaattatgtacaATTGTCAACTACCCTATCATTCGAAATGAGTCATCATATGGATAAATTatgagtattttaaaaaataaaataaaaaattatgtataatcTGTGACAATTTTAAATCAAGATTCAATATTATCAAGCATCTTGTGATTTGATAGAATCATTGATACTTGTTATAAATAAAGTCTTAGTTTAAGgtctaaataatattttaaactctATTATATCCGTTATTTTTACTAAACTGGATCGTATAGTACACAACAAATCATATCCTAACCAAAAGTATATAAGCATCTAAGCATGTTGTTATCAAGTGATTGCAGAAAGCTAATAAACAACTCAAATTGATAGCTAAATTTAGAATATTATGATTACTTAGTCAATTGTCCGACTAACTTGACTAGAGTTCGTTG
It includes:
- the LOC116033008 gene encoding BTB/POZ domain-containing protein At3g22104-like, which translates into the protein MQNCCVLEVDVNGEETFLVDKNVLASFSGKLSKLFSKVRGETRRMKVVFNDFPGGAEGFELIAKFCYNGGSVELAPPSLFLLHSAANYMEISEQTKGFFRSIQSLNWCELVSGLKKCQELPSFLISPSVLQQFLDCLVCRLSIPCVSSPRTPCSDNSSILFSGDISIDSSRSCASQTKWWFQDLKFLNIDMLEKVVRTMVSHKLDQTMVSSFLSYYKNMNFLLATSVQKNRIIETIIDLLSLLDTSFVSVRGLFDILQASRSLKCCTEKLEVLIGSQLDRATIDDLLIPSPPGKRYAYDVSLILKLLKTFLRENSRYFFSYSLKKVGTLIDLYIMEVAPDQFLQPSKFMALATALPDTARDSYEILYEAIDVYFKVHKGLSAKEKIKISCALNYDKLSDQTLMDLSHNENFPVCASVTALVTNQSKLRIKHNAIKHLSNLTDGSSRRGGKGVSTRQYGCDSHHAPEIKKLDDLHRKGKKLSRPNVQNRRKLQINVSNNFASMHRLCA